TAGAAGTCACTCACCTTTGGAGCACCTCTTCACGAGCGACTTGAGCAGCGCCGCGGCCGAGACCCCAATCCCCGGGAAGTAGCACACAAACACCGCGTCGAACGCGTCGAACCTCTCCGGCACGGCCTCCACCACGCCGCCTCCCCGGCCCCCGCCCCCTCCTTCCAAATGGAAGCACCTCACCTCGTCGTGCTCCTCCTTGATGCCGCCCAGCACGTACAGGGACTCGTGCGCGGCGACCAGGAGCTCGCAGGGGGACTCGGCCAGGAGGGCATCCACGAAGGACGGCGTGGGCGTCACGGCCAGCAcccgcgacgccggcgagAGCGCCCccgcggcgagcgcgcgggGGAGCTGGGACCCCGAGGCGTTTAGGAAGGACCAGTCCCTCTCTACGATGTCGTCTATGGCGACGccgtcggggacggcggcaaGGGGTGCGGCGCAGGAGAGTGCAGGCGCGAGGCCAAGGCGCAGGGGTTTAGGAAATTTGAGGTCATGGTGTCGCGGTTGGAATTGGGGTTGGGGAGTTGGGCGGAAGAGATGGGAGAAagcgagggagagggaagtGGAGGTGATGGCCATGGCGGGTGATGGCCGGAGGATGGATGGAAGTGTCAGGTTTTGTGGCAGCGTTGCAGACGAGGAGGTCGTCGGCcgtgcagctgcagcggctaACGGAGTAGCGGGCGTAGGAGATTAGGAGTGGAGTAGCCGGGTAGGCTCGAGTATTTTGTGGGCCAGGATTCTCTAATCACGGCCTGCCGGCTCCATGGGCCTCCGGATAGTACCCTGGAGCTCACCCAAGCCTGTGTGGCTGTGTCCTCATTCAAAAATTGTACGAGTGGTAATTGTTTTCTACTCCTTCACACGTCCGGTAaccttttctaaaaaaaaacgtccggtattttttttaggctTCTCTCGTACAATACTTTTAGTATCTGAACTCAACTCAAGTACTAACACACGCTGCACGCACACCATATTCACACATCCTACCCCTAGTGCGTAAGAATACCTACAACCTATTACACGCACGCACAATAGATTCTCAGAGCCACCGGACTCAATCGGCAACGGGTACGTTGCTTTACCACTAAGGAGCAAGTGCGCGTGTAGAGGCGGAACAACAAGAGAGATTAAATCCCTGTTGAGAAACGCAGTTCGCTTCAACGGGGGATCGAACCCGCGCTAGCTGCCTGCACAACCGCAAGGCAAGCCAAcaaaagagtaaattacaaaaaccATCACGTTGGTGGCTAAGGTTGCAGTTTGGTACCAGtctatgtttttttagaataaattcacagaaccacaggttttgaggCAGTCTTCTCACCGAGCCTACACTTCCACTAATTTGTCCACAAAACCATATGTTTTGTGTCAAATTGTCTCAACTCGTCCAAAATGAACGCTTACGCGATTTTGACAGTATTTCTTACTTGTGGGTCCCGCATGTCTAGGTGCCACGTCTTTTTCATTGAACCCctcgttttttttgtttttttttcctcatccACTTGTCTTCTTGTACGGTGGCATCTTCTCCCGGTTCCTCTGCAACCTCTCACTCCCGGTGAGCAAGGGAGTGTGGGCAGGTTTCGCAAAGGCAGGAAGGGACGGAGGAGTGTGGCAGTGAAAGAGCGAGCAGGGCATCAAGGCAGGCGGTGAGGGCGGGGCAGCAGAGCGTGCGGCGGTGGGGGCAGGCCATGGTGGAGCCGGAGGATGAGAAGCTCATGTGCACGATATATGCTGGACGCGGTGTTCCCGTCGGTGGGTAGGTTGGTGTCCACCATGGCGAAGCAGTTGGCTGCCGGAGTCATAGAAAAAGACGAGGtgatgaggaaaaaaaaaagaaaaaggaaaggggtCTAATGCAAAAGACGTGACGCCTGACATGcggggcccacatgtaagaaatactGCCAAAATCGCTTGAATCGTTATTTTGGGCGATGTAGGACAATTTGAAACAAACCCAGTGATTCTctggacaaattagcaaaagtgggGCTCGGTGAGAAGACTACCTCAAAACacgtggttctgtgaaatttacacTTTTTGTACAAAAACCACCGAATAACACTAAGTGTCTGGTTGCTAGTGAATAACCCCGAAACTAACAGGTGGATCCACCTATCAGGCCAACGTGGCGTGCCAGGGGGCAACTAACTGAACCGAGTCGGCCATCTCTTTCCTTTCGGAAGGATCCTGCCTCTTTGTTCCGGTTTGTCTTGCACGAAGGAGGCTGACAGTTTGATGAGCATTACAAAATTGCATGAAGTTTTAGCGATGATGAAAGTGCATGAAAGGCAGCAAAATTGAAGGTAGTTGATAGTTCACCATTATAACTTAAACACATTAACATTTAGGCAATCGAGAATGGTTCAGGTTTACAAGTTCAAACTGAGTTTTTTAAAAGAGAGGAAACAAGACGAGGAGTGCGTAGTGCGTCGCCGCTCGGTGGCTAGGAATGGAATAGTCAAGAGGGGCCGAGCGGGGACTAGGCCGCTCGGGCCTGGAGGCAATGAGGCCCTTGACTTGTGGTGAGTAGATTTTTTTAGTGACGTACGTCACTTTTACATATGGCACGCAGAATCCACATTTAAATATACGGATAGAAGGATAGAAGAGGGGTATCACAATACCATACACGTACCCTTCATACAAGGTTTTTCCATTGATGCACCCATGGGTGTAAAACATCTTTAAAACGTCACCTTAGTTGGGCAAATACcatggttttaaatagcgCGTTATTTTCTCACTATAGCATATCTGAAGACTCGGCGCTACGTTTAATCAATTTTTCTCGCTATGCCGCTATTCTCGCTATTAGCATGCTAAATGGCGCTAAATGCTATTTGCTATAACGTCGCTAGATATTTTAGTatccaaaatccaaatagtACCACGTCATCCTAAAGACCAGGCTCAAAATCTCTCAGTCACAGTCTCTCAGACCTAACCGGCTCCACCACGAGAGCGGAGGTGGCAGATCCTCCAGCTCGTGACCGGCAGCAATGGAGGCGACTCCTTCCTCCACCTCGCAACAGGCCGCCTTTCCTCCAGCTTGCGACCAGTGACGACGCCTCCAATGCTTCAATTATGCCTCGTATCTTTGTTTATGTCATGGATTTGGTCTTGTAAATGcttggagatttttttttctagtacGTTATTATGCTAAACTATATAATTTTGAGCTATaattgatttgtttttcaacGAAATGCTATTTGAAATAGCGCGCGATAGCACGTTATGGCGTCTATAGCATCTGGAGGAGACCGGCATTAAATGTCATAGCGCGCTATTTAAAACCCTGGCAAATGCGCATTACATCCATGGTTCATTTTTCTCACGTTTACGAAGTTCCGTTACTAAATTTTCAGATTTCCAAttctacaaaaaaaagaataatctCGGACTCGGCAAGGAAACTGAAAACTTTGGTACAGTCTATTTTCTTTGCCACAGTACGTTAATTGACATGGGtgagtatactatgaaaacaTATATCTCAGGATGAATTATAAAATTAGAGTTGTAGATGGTGGTAGACTTTTCTATGAACTttgtcagattttttttttgacttaggacaaaaatatgattatttatttatttaggcAGGGCTATTTCCTTGGGCGGCTCCAacaccaccccccccccccccccccccccccccgcatcATTCCATAATCCTCATATTTCAAACAACCATCGAGAGTTGCATGGAAAACCCGATATTCCGTATAAACTCAACGCAAATGGCAACAAAATTATGGGCAATGGTAGAGGAGGCTCCCAATCATCCAGCAACGCATGTCATATCCATAATTCTCACTGCgttttcaaaattcaaaaactCCCGTGGGATACGCCGATTTTTCCTCTCTCCCCAATCCCCAGACGCAGAAAGATGGCAGGAAATCGTTGCATTACAACGGCAATAGAAAAAGCAAAGGAGAAAATCCCGGTGTTTTCCTGAAAACAGCCACCCGATCAGGGATCATCGCCTGCCTGCCTGTCTGTCCCTGCATGTGAGGCGAGGCGACGACTGCGACCAGAGAAAAGAGGAGACCCTTCCGCTCTCCAGCCCACCTGCCAGTCGATCCGACGGTCACCAGTACCAGTTCCTAGTCAAGTACACGCATTTCCAGGACCAAAGTTTGAAATATCCCGCTCTCGTAACTCCCGGCGCTGACCGGTGTTAGGTGTGGCCCGATGACACGGGGTCCCACCGCGAGACTTGCCGACGCTCTCCAGGGAAACTGATCAACGGGCTTCTGCGTGCGGCAGGGCCGGCCCAGATGGAAGCTACCAACGCGGGAGTGGTGCGGCACGTCTCCCTGGCACTTGGACCCCACACCACCCCCCCTTCCCTGCgggagaggggagaggagaagcGCAGCTTTGATGGATCCCCGAGGAGAGCCATTGCTATTCCACATTCCCGCCCGTTCGAGACCTCCTCTACCTTTTTCCCATCGCAAAGCATCCAAAGCGGCTCCCCTCAAGGCCTCAACCAACCACTCTCACCATCTGCGATCTGCAAAAGGATCAGCATCGTCCACCATACCTACACCCACCACACCAAAACCCTAGCACCTCGCATTCCAAACCCCCCGCTTGCATCTCCGACTCCCCACAACTCCGCCCCCATGTCCCCGGTGACGCcatccgcggcggccgcgacgaGGCGCTCCTCGCGCATGCTGTCCAAATCGGCCGCCGCAAAGGAGGCCAAGgccgatgacgacgatgaggaggccGTGCTCGAGCGCGAGATGCCGTGCGGCAAACGCCGGCGCAAAGCGGCGGGGAAGCCTGCTAGCCGTAAGAGAGCGGCCAAGCGCAAGCCCAAGGAGGAGATGAAGCTGCCTGAGGCGGTGGCGGACGCTCAGCAGGCGGTggccgcggaggcggagggcgTGATGGAGGTGGACGATGCGGGTAGCGCGATCAACGACGACGACATGTGcgcggaggagatggagatgctggaacaggaggaggcggccgccgcgctggAAGCAGACGAGGAGGCCAagggtggaggagaggagtcTGCCGAGACGGCTGGCGCCAGGAAGAGGGTGGCGCGGCCGAGCACGGAGAGGAAGGTGGACGCCTCGGAGGACCACTTCGTGGGCGAGCCGGTGCCGGATCACGAGGCGAGGCAACGATGGCCGGAGAGGTACAGAACCAAGGTACGACGTCGATCTGCATCCGGGCACGTAGGCAGTAGCCATGTTGTTTGATACGTTAAAGTTCAAAACTAAAACGCCTCCTTCTTTGTTTGCAGGATTCTGATTCACTCGTTGGGCGGTATGGCTTGTTGTACTGTTAATATAGTGTTCTAAAAGGAGCTCTTTTCTGGTGCTTTTAACATGTAAACCGAAATTGTTTCGGCAGGTCTGCTGGGGAGGAGGATATTAGTGCCCGGTGCCACTACAGATCTGCCTGTGTGGATGATGCAATTTTTCATCTTGATGATGATGTCTATGTCAAGGTCAACCATGATTAGCTAGTTTGTGGACTTTTATTCAGTTGTATTTCCTGTTAATCGATTGCCATTTTCTTTCCTATAACATCGATCTGTAGTTCTGTATTTCCTGTTAATCGACTGCCATTTTATTTCCTATGGCATCTGTAGTTCTGTACGTAATTCTAGCGTAAGGAGATGATTAATGCAGCCTCTGTTGCCATTTCTGTTGTGCTAATTGTTGAAATACTGGGCTCCTCTTTTTCTCTGGTGTGCTGTTAATGTTCAAACATTCAATTTGTGGTCAATAAAAATATGTGCAATAAATTTTGTTTGATGATGGAGATTAAAGGTGTACATGTAAATCAAACCTCAGTTAATTTAACTATTGAGTTATCAAGGTCTAGTTTACTTTAATTAAAATTTTGTCTGCTGGGGCCCTGGGCGGGTCCCTTTTGTAGCATAACGTGCCAAGAGGCCTTCTAGATTACTCCAATATATTTGTTAGCCTTTCACGTGCTCTGAACTTACTCTTTAGTCTTGTGTTCTTTATTTACATCAAGGTCTTTTAAATAAATAAGTTGATTCTTTTTTGGACCATAAAACACTGTCTTTTTTTGTTATCTCTTCAATTCAAATGTTACATTTTACTGCTCTATAGTGCGTATGAAACTGATCTCTGTTACTTGGAATTTTAATAATGTCTTGGATaatttgcatatttttttgttctaaCTTTCTTCTGCCTCTGTTCAAGCTTGCTAATCATGTTGTTATTTTGAGCGACTGCAGGCTGGCCCTGATGAAGAAAATTACATTGGACGTATTGCAGAGTTTTTTGAAGGGATAGACCGTGGATCATATTTCACCTGTCGTTGGTTTTTCCGTACAGCAGATACGGTATGTGTCAAGCATATGTTATTTTCTCTAAAGGAAATTGAACACGTGTAGTCTAATACATATTTGCAGGTCATCTCAAGGAAGTTGTTAATGGTTCATGATCATAAACATGACCATAAGCGTGTTTTCCTTTCAGAGGAAAAGAATGATAATATGATTGAGTCAATAATCTCAAAAATTAACATCATTTATGTTGACCCAAATGTAAGTGTTCTATGCACTATTTCAAGCAGAAACAATGTGTACTGCATACAACATTGACATATTTCTGCTGATCTTTCATCTTGTTATTTTACGAAACAACTTCAGATGACACCCAAAGGAAAAGCTCAGGTCATATCAACTTGTGATTTTTATTATGACATGTCTTACTCTGTTGActattccacatttgcaaatATGCCATCAGGTAATTGCTTCTAGAATTCCTCTTTCTATTGCAATCATCATAGTTGCACTGTTTAGTTTGTCTTTTGTTTCCTGCATGCCACTTGTATCAAAATTTATACAATAGAGTAGACTTGGATGGTTTACATTGAACTTGTATTAAAATGGCACAATACAGTAGACTCATTTTAATACATTTTGGATGTACACGTACTTTTGCCGGACTCATCAATATTGTTTACCATGATATTTCTTGACATGTTCCCTCACAAGTTAACTATTCTGTTGTAGAAAATGATGGTGCATCAGGCAGTGAAGCAACATCAAATATTTCTTGTGACGATGACAACTCTTCCAAGGAAAATCCAGTGGCTGACCTTGCAGCAGCATCTGATGCACAAATGGAAACAGCAAAGCTGCTGGATCTTTACTCTGGATGTGGTGCAATGTCAACTGGGCTTTGCCTGGGTGCTGCATTGTCTGGTGTAAAATTGAATACTGTATGTTTTCTgcttaaattttttttaggactTAGCTAACCCTGAAGATACTTTAGTTGGCAATCTCAATATTATTTTCTTGTGCAGCGATGGGCTGTGGATATGAACACATATGCTTGCAACAGTCTAAAGCATAACCACCCATCCACGCAGGTAGTACTTTCCACCGGCAAACTGCCACTGAATGGCCTTCCCTGTTTCATTAAACAGACAAAATGACTTGTACAGTTTTACCTCTAATTTGTAGGTACGAAATGAGAAGGCTGAGGATTTCCTTTCCCTCCTTCGGCAGTGGGAAGCACTTTGTGAGAAATATGTCAGTGTCACCCACAAAAACAACTCTTTGGGCTCTGCTCTAGCTCAGACTTCAATGGATGCTGAAGATGATGAAAGTGAACCTCTCCCAGAGGATACATATGAGGTAGAGAAGCTTCTTGACATATGCTATGGTGATCCAAATAGCACTGGAGAAATTGGTTTGTGCTTTAAGGTACTGCAGACTTGATTGTTCAAACTTCAAGTGTTTATTTGAGTCATTCTTTTATATCTATAGTTTATCTTGTTTTTAATTGTTGTATCTTGTTACTTACGACGTAAGCAAACTTGTTTAAAGATGGGAATTTCTGTATAGGTGCGGTGGAAAAAATATGATTCCAGTCATGATACATGGGAGCCCATTGATGGCCTTAGGTTGGTATGTTTTTCATCACATTCCTTATTTGCTTCCTCAATATTCTCTTACCATCGCTAAAATTTCAGTGATTCCCCTGAGTGTATTAAAGAATTTGTCGAGAGTGGATACAGGGAAAGTATTTTGCCATTGCCTGTAAGTACATTCATCCTTCTTGTTCATTTTGGGTTCATGTGGTTGTGCTAtctatttatgtttttttttctaattccaAAGGACACTGTGGATGTTATCTGTGGGGGCCCTCCTTGCCAAGGCATTAGTGGATTCAACAGATTCAGAAAGCACAATGATCCGCTGAAGgatgaaaaaaacaaacagttgACTGTCTTTATGGATATTGTGAATTACCTGAGACCTAAATATGTTCTTATGGAGAATGTCGTAGATATAGTGAAATTTGCAGATGGATTCCTTGGTCGGTATGCATTGAGTCGGCTTGTGGCCATGAATTACCAAGCTAGACTTGGGATGATTGTTGCAGGATGTTATGGTCTACCACAGTTTAGGATGCGAGCATTTCTCTGGGGAGCTCTTCCATCAATGGTTTCTCTCCTTTCTCTACCATTTCTGGCTTACTTTGTAACACTACTGCTCAATAAGAAGATACATGTGGCAATGCAGGTACTTCCAAAATTCCCACTTCCTACCCATGATGTTGTGATGCGAGGAGTAGTGCCCAATGCGTTCTCGGTAAGGGAATACGTGAATAACTACCACCTTTTTGCGATTATTTTCTCTTACTGCAATGCTGTTATGTCTTCAGCAATGTCTTGTTGCATACGATGAAACAGAAGATAAGCACTTGAAGAGAGCTCTTGTCCTTGGAGATGCAATATCTGATTTACCGAAGGTCGCGCTGTACTGTTTTCTCCCATAATCATTACTTTCCGAATACTGCTTGAACATTTCTGCTGTCTCTTTCTGTTTTCACTATATATATGATTTTTCTACAGGTCGGAAACTATCAACCTTATGAAGTGATGGAGCATCGTATTAACCCCAAAACAGAATTCCAACACTATATTCGGCTCAACCGTAAAGGTAAACCACCAGGCGTGACCAGTTGAGTGGCAAACCTAATTCCGATACATagttctctttctttttatgAAGTTTCCTTTCATTTTTTATCCCTTTTGTCTCAATATGCAGATTCATATGTTTGTTCCTGCATTTTGGATCGAATCATGTGTGGGTGTGTTCAATTATGCTACCTTGCCATAGTTTCCACCATTTTAATGTTTGTGTTCACTTTGTTGATTATATTGCTATTCTGAGTTCTTTTGTTGTGTCACTCATTTGAAGATATGAAGGATTACTCATTTGGAGATGCTGCTCCTGAGGAAGCTCAACTGTTTGATCATCAGCCTCTAGAACTAAACGAGGATGATTATGAACGAGTGCAGCAGATTCCTGTTAAAAAGGTAAGCTGAAACTTAGTAGTGTCAtactctttcttttcttttcttttttgccatGTCCTATAACTCATAAGGACCTGTTGTATTTCAGGGGGCCAACTTCCGTGATTTGATCGGTGTCCAGGTTAGGGAAGATAATACCGTTGAGTTTGATCCGGATATGGCTCGTGTACTTCTATCTTCTGGGAAGCCTTTGGTACTTCAATTTGTTGTGAAGTAATTTCATTAGCTGTAGCGTTTATGTTTTCCATGTTGTTGATCATCCTTTCTTCTCTCTTAGGTGCCTGACTATGCAATGACCTACATCAAGGGGAAGTCACTGAAGTAAGTATACTGAATATCCTTTTGTATTATTTGTAGAACTTCATTGGTAATCCTTGTTATGTTGTTTGCAGACCATTTGGGCGACTGTGGTGGGATGAAACTGTTCCGACTGTTGTCACCAGAGCCGAGCCTCACAACCAGGTACAGCTCTTAACAATTTTCTGGTGCCTTAATTTTATAACTGGCTGATATCTTCTATTCTGATTGAGCATTGATGGATTTTTGCAGATTATTTTGCATCCGACCCAGAACAGAGTTATGACCATCCGGGAGAATGCAAGGCTACAAGGCTTTCCCGACTACTACAGACTATTTGGCCCTATAAAGCAGAAGTAAGTTGATCTTGTATGGAACCATAACCGTTTGTTATCCAGAAATATTATATCTGAACATCTGGACCCTTTTTTTAATGAATCAGATTTGACTGTGTTGCGTTTTATGTAGATATATTCAGGTTGGCAATGCAGTTGCTGTTCCGGTTGCTCGAGCTCTGGGATATTCCCTTGGGCGGGCCTACCGGCGTGAATTTGATGGAGACCAACCCCTTTTCAAACTGCCTGAAAGTTTTATTCCTACAGATCAAGCAACAGTCACAAGATTGTCTGAAGGAATTCTTGGTGGTGAAGTAGTGGAGGCAGAATAATAGTTTGATCGATTATGCTTATTTGCCCGAGAAACTGTCAGAACATTGTTATTTATTTCCATAGTTGCATACTTGTCTATTTCCTTAATATTCAGATATTGATAGGCAATGGCTGGTCTGCCTGACTACAATGTGTTCCGTCTGTTTAGGCACACCCCTTCATGGTTTGTAAACGTAACAGCAAAGATGATCTCCTCTCTGACATGTTCTGCTCTCAAACACTTCTAGCGACATATCAATTGCGAAGTGCTTGATCATTAACTATCAGGCTAAAAGTTCCAGTGCTAATCATTCATAGAATATGTTTTATGACAACCTATCAATTGCATAAATTCAGATCAATTGTTGTCATGAATGATCTATCGCCGACAAAGTGAATAAAAGTTGCATGGTAAACCTGTACAAGCTTTGCTTCCATTGGCTTTCAACCTCCCATTTGGAGCTGAAGCTAAAATTAGAAAATATAAAGAGGGCAATGGGTGGTAGCCAGGAAATGTGGTGGGCCGGTGCGGCGGAGGTTGGACAATGTGACGAAACCTACGCCTGCGAAGCCTGCTTCCTTTTCGCCATCTCTCCGGCTGTGTTTCAgccccttctcctcttcttttgcGAAAGAACAGGGGGTCAAGGGAGGTACGCCATGGATTTTCTTCACGTTTTAAAATCTTTGGTTGGTTTGGTCCTTTGCGTTTTCACACATTCGCTTCAAATTTTAATGGCACAATGGTTCTCCTTACGAAAATCTGGTCTAGCATTTGCTTACTATTTGATCCTGGACTCAGCAATTCTTAAACGTGAGGCAAAGTACAGGAGCAATTACGCATTACCGTTTCTTTCTCCACAATGTTGTTCCAGGGGTTCGTCACGGGGACGATGGCGTCAACGAGGAGCACCGTTCCAGCCTAGAGGGAGGAGTCATCTTCACCAGGAAGAGCTCCAGGCATCCTGGTGGTGACCCGCTGAAAACGAGGCATCGTCTCAATAATGGACGACGGGCCGCTGGGTAGCGGGCCCCTAAACCATGGGCCTCTGGGCCTGCTTGGCGGACTGGGCTCCCCGGCGTCGGGAGATTCGGATGGCTCCGACGGATCATCATCGGAATccacctcgtcgccgccgtcaccgccgaCTCCCTCCAGCCCCGAATCATCGTCCACACCGTCGACCCCACCGCCCGAGTCCTCGTCCGGCGCATCCCCGTCGCCACCCTCCCCgccgctgtcgccgccgccggctccacCAGCAGACGGCGGCTCTCCCCCGTTGCAGGTCTCACCGCCAGGAGGATCAAACGCCATCCCGTCTCCTGAGGCTCCGAagcacagcggcggcggcggcggttcctCCTCGGAGGGCGGGAGCTCCAAGggtgggagcggcggccgcggcaagAGCGGGAGCAGCGGTTCAGCGCCGCCCGtggcggccgtcgtcgtcggcgtggTGATCGGGATCCTAGCCTTCGGGCTGCTCCTGGCCATCGCCGCGTGCGTGTGCTGcgccaggaggaagaagaagccgcgCCACCCCCCGCACATGAACATGCCCTACTACACCGACCAACACGGTACATCGGTACACCATTGCACACGCAAACACTCCAGCGCAGCCATTGCAGATTACTTCCAGAGATCTAAACATGGCGGGGGCGTGCAGGGAACGTGTACTACGCGAACAGCATGCCCAAGTGGCAGAAcagcggcgcggtcggcggggGGATGGGATGGCGGCCGCAATACTC
This is a stretch of genomic DNA from Brachypodium distachyon strain Bd21 chromosome 1, Brachypodium_distachyon_v3.0, whole genome shotgun sequence. It encodes these proteins:
- the LOC100836190 gene encoding uncharacterized protein LOC100836190: MAITSTSLSLAFSHLFRPTPQPQFQPRHHDLKFPKPLRLGLAPALSCAAPLAAVPDGVAIDDIVERDWSFLNASGSQLPRALAAGALSPASRVLAVTPTPSFVDALLAESPCELLVAAHESLYVLGGIKEEHDEVRCFHLEGGGGGRGGGVVEAVPERFDAFDAVFVCYFPGIGVSAAALLKSLVKRCSKGARVIIFLDQGRQNLEEHRREHPDVASSDLPSRSSLEKAAAGSKYEIVEFVDESTLYLAVLQFQG
- the LOC100832522 gene encoding DNA (cytosine-5)-methyltransferase CMT1-like — its product is MSPVTPSAAAATRRSSRMLSKSAAAKEAKADDDDEEAVLEREMPCGKRRRKAAGKPASRKRAAKRKPKEEMKLPEAVADAQQAVAAEAEGVMEVDDAGSAINDDDMCAEEMEMLEQEEAAAALEADEEAKGGGEESAETAGARKRVARPSTERKVDASEDHFVGEPVPDHEARQRWPERYRTKDSDSLVGRSAGEEDISARCHYRSACVDDAIFHLDDDVYVKAGPDEENYIGRIAEFFEGIDRGSYFTCRWFFRTADTVISRKLLMVHDHKHDHKRVFLSEEKNDNMIESIISKINIIYVDPNMTPKGKAQVISTCDFYYDMSYSVDYSTFANMPSENDGASGSEATSNISCDDDNSSKENPVADLAAASDAQMETAKLLDLYSGCGAMSTGLCLGAALSGVKLNTRWAVDMNTYACNSLKHNHPSTQVRNEKAEDFLSLLRQWEALCEKYVSVTHKNNSLGSALAQTSMDAEDDESEPLPEDTYEVEKLLDICYGDPNSTGEIGLCFKVRWKKYDSSHDTWEPIDGLSDSPECIKEFVESGYRESILPLPDTVDVICGGPPCQGISGFNRFRKHNDPLKDEKNKQLTVFMDIVNYLRPKYVLMENVVDIVKFADGFLGRYALSRLVAMNYQARLGMIVAGCYGLPQFRMRAFLWGALPSMVLPKFPLPTHDVVMRGVVPNAFSQCLVAYDETEDKHLKRALVLGDAISDLPKVGNYQPYEVMEHRINPKTEFQHYIRLNRKDMKDYSFGDAAPEEAQLFDHQPLELNEDDYERVQQIPVKKGANFRDLIGVQVREDNTVEFDPDMARVLLSSGKPLVPDYAMTYIKGKSLKPFGRLWWDETVPTVVTRAEPHNQIILHPTQNRVMTIRENARLQGFPDYYRLFGPIKQKYIQVGNAVAVPVARALGYSLGRAYRREFDGDQPLFKLPESFIPTDQATVTRLSEGILGGEVVEAE